ATTTAGCGGCGAATGGAAGGATTATTCAGCAGGTTGGGTAAAATCAACCCCTTCGTAAATCTCCGCCAGTGTCAACATGCTCTCAGGGCAGGGCAGAATGAGCGCTTGTTCCAGCGCATCAAACCGCGCCACTTCCCAGCCCGTTTCTGCATCGCGGTAATACATTGTCACTAACGGCTGATCTTGCGCCACAATCAAATAAACCTGTAACGATGCCAGTTTTTGGTAAGCAAGGGCTTTTTCGGTGAAGTTTTTCCACGCAGTCGCTTTAGAACCTACCTCCACCAACAAACACGGTTTTTCCAGATAATAGGCATGAGTATCATCCCGTTCACAACCTACCATCACATTCGGGTAGTAATAAGCATCAGCACCTTGCACCCGAACTTTGACTGTCAATATATTAACCGGGCAGCCAATGGATTTCCCTGCCAAATCCAAGGCGAGCGCTACATTCAACACGATATGGTTATGTCGCCGTGAATTACCCGGCATAGCAAACACTTTGCCTTTCACGTATTCATGGCGTATCTCAGCGCGTTTTTCACCTTCCCAATACGCCTGTTCGCTGATGTAAGCCGGATGATCGGGTGTTATCTTGCTCAGCAACATAGCCATACTCCATCTACAACGTATCCCGATTATAGCGCAGTTGTGCAGGCAACTTCGCCCCCGTCAGCAGCACGCCGTCATCCCACAACGCCTTGCCCAACGTCACCCACTCCGGCGCATTCGGCAACGGGTACACCCGAATATCATCCTGCTTGGGGTGGATCAAGGTACGCAAATGCTTCAACACCTTCTCGCGCCGTTCTGCATCCAACTCAATCAAAAACACCGAATACTGCAACGGCAACGCAATCTTTTTCAGGTAACGGTGTACCCGCCCCAACCGCTTAGGGCTGGCAATGTCATACGCAATAATATGCGGCAAACGCCGATGCGCCATTAGTCCGCCTCCTGATGTTTCAGCAAACGCCACAAGCGATTCAACGCCACCCGTGCGCGTTCCTCAAAATGCCCGTGATGCGTTTCGTAAAAATGCACCATGCTGTAACGCAAACCCTTTTCCGCAAACACCTGCGGCACATCCCCACGCACCACCAGCCAATACGCTTCCAGCAGCAACAGCTTTTCCACATCCCGCGACAGATGCACCCGCCGCGTCAACGGCAACTGGATATTGTCACTAAACCCATACACCGCCAGCACCTCACTCACATGGCTGGCAATCGGCGCTTGCAACTGCGCCACAAACAGCGCAAAGCGGCACGGCAATTGCGCCTGCACCAACGGTTCCACCTGCGCCATCACCCGCTGCGCCACCGACCCCAGTAACGGACGTTGGCAAGCCCGCGCCATGCGCTGCACCCAGCGGCTTTCCTCATGCACCCGCCACTGCTGATACAACGCATCCCCCAGCGCATCATCCGCGCAAGCGTGCAACAACGCCTCCAACGAGGTTTGGCTGCTGCGGTCACTCAAACAATGCCCCACCAACACCCCATCGCGCCCGCGAAATGCCACCGGAATCCCGTATTCCAGACACGCCAGCAACGCCGCCGTTTCCCACTCCACCTTACCCGTCACCACCACCCGCGAAATGCGCCGCAACGGGTAAAAACGATCCGCCTGCTCATGCGCTTGCACCCGCAACGCCACCGCATCCAACCCCACCGCATTCGCCTGCGCCACATCCAAATACAACGGTTTACGCATAAGATTCCCCCTCCCATTCCCGCATGGCTTTGATCAACCCACGCACCTGCCAGCGCATCGCCCGCCCCAAGGGGCGCAAGCGCGTTTCCAAACTCGCAAAAAACACCTGCCGCCCCGCCTTATCCAAAAAGCAGCCGTTCACATCCGTCTTGAAATGGTGTTCGCGCAACGTCTGGGTACGAAAACATTCCCACACCCACGCATCAATGTGCGGTCGCCACACCTCGATCAAATCCGATGCCAACGATTCCCGCCCGAAACTGGTTTCGTGATAAAACCCCAGCAACGGCTCCAGCCCATGCGTGTGGATAATCTGCACCGCGCGGTTATGCAACAAGGTATACGCCAGCGACAAGGTAGCATTCACCGGGTCAGGCGGCGGACGCCGTTTACGCCCCGCAAACCCCAACGCCGCAGGCAACACCGCCGCAAACGCGCCAAACATTGCCCGCGCCGCCGCGCCTTCCATCCCCAACAACGATGCCAAACTTTCGGCGTTTTCCAGATTCGCCAATTGCGTCCGCAATTGCTGCTGCGCATCCGTCAACGCCTTACGCTGATCCGCCCGCTCCACCAGCATCTCATCCAACAAGCGCAAATGCGCCGCGAATTTCGCCGCCAACACCTGCCGCGTAAACGCCAGCCGCCACGCCGAATCTTGCGCCAGCCGATAATGCAGCAAACGAATGCTGGCATCGTTATGCCCGCTGCCCAGCAACACCGCCCGCCGCTGCGGTTTGCGCTGGCTGGCAACACTGAACGCAATGCCGTGTTCCGCCAATGTCCCCAATACGCTGGTATCCAATTGCACATTGGCAAGGCACACCACCCGCTCCAGCAACGCCAACGGCACCGGGCGCTGGCGCACCTCACCCAGCCGCGCCACCAGCGTTGCGCCTTCCACCTCCAACGTGGCATTTTTATGATCAATGTATAACGTTGTCATGATTCCCCCCCTTCACCCCAGATAAAACCAGTCCGGGTCAACCGGCGCGACCCCCAAGCCCAGCGTATGCACTGTCTGCCGCGCATCCAGCCGAATCAGCAGAAAACTGTCGTCATCCTCATCCAGAATAAAGCTCATATCGCCCAGCAATTCGCCTTTTTCCGCATCCGTCAACCACACCTCATGCACCGACTTTTGCCCACCCGTGGCATACGCCCGCACACAATGCAACGCCGCCCGCAGCCGCCCCGCATCACTCACGTCATACGCCGCGAGGTACAACACCCGCTGACTGTCAGCCATGTTCCACCCCACTAAACGCGGGTACGGCGGGCAGTTTCAGCAAGCCAAACCCGTGGTAGCCCTCACCCTCGTGGTGATACAACAGCACCGGGCAACCGTTGCCGAGTTCCGCGCCGACCATTGCCGCCGCCATGCCGGGGCCTGCGTGGAAGTAGTGGATACGGTCAACGCCTTGCGCGTACATTTTCCCGACTTGCTGGCGCACACTGGCTTTGAAGGCATCGAGTTGATACACGCCCAGCCCGTCACGTTGCAGGTGAAACACCCGTTCACGCGGAATGTCGCGCAAGTTGTCGTGTTGCTGGCAATAGTTTTCCACCGCCGCGCGGATATTGCGCCCCGGCAACAAGTCGATAATGAAAATGGCAGGGCGATTGCCCGGAGCGGTGCGGATGGCTTGCAGGTATTGGCGGTAACGGCGGCGATTGCCCCATACCACCTGATACCACGTCCAGAACACCGGAATGGCGAGGATTAGCCCGATGACGATACCGAGCGGGTCGAGGATGGTGGTGATAATGTCGAGTAGTGGTTGCATGGTGTCCCCTGTTTGAACGTTAAAGAACCCTCACCCCCCAGCCCCCTCTCCCATAGGTAGAGGGGGGCAAGAGCTTGTTTTTCTTAGCCCCTCTACCTATGGGAGAGGGGTTGGGGTGAGGGTCTTTGAAACATCATGCCGCAAATAGGGGAAGAAGTCGGCAATGACAAGCTTGTCAGTTAGGCTGCATCCATTGCTCCAGATGGCTACGCAGTTGTTGCAGTTGCGTGCCATGCAGCACCTTGATGCGTAAGTCTTTGGCTCGCTGCATGTCGTAATCCGGCAACGGTTTGTAGCTGACCAGCATGGCACGCGCTTGCAGGCCACCAATCGCATCCGCCAGACTGTCGAGTTTGTAGAGCGTTTCCGCCCCGCTGTGGCTATCGCCGCGCTTAAAGTTTTTGGCTTTGCATTCAATCAGGTGCAAGCGATTATCCGCTAAAAACACCACATCCAGTTCATTGGGGATTTTGCCGGGGTCACGTTCCACTGACAGGCTTTGCGCGGTGTCTTGAATCGACGGAAGCTGTTTTTTCAGGCTGTTCACCGTGGCAAACACGTACTGTTCCAACCAGCCACCGTTGGCAAAAAAGCGGGCTGATTCGCTGCTGAACACCAGACGTTGATCCTGTTGTTGCAATACACCGATCTGTTCGAGTCGGTCGAGCAAGTCTTGCAAGGCATCAAATCGCTGGTGTTGCTTGTCCAGTACCTCCGAGCGCAGGCTACGTTCCGCTGTATTGGCATACCAGTTCAATACACCGAGCGCCCCGGAAAAATACTGGATGTGTTGAATCAGCTCCTGCGCAAAGTCACGGTAATCCGGCGGCACTTGCACTGACCCACGTTCCGTTACCCGTCGCCCGTGTGCTTGGATGAAGTGTGGAATACGGATACGCTGTGCAAGCTGATGGCGGGCTTGACCCGTTGGATGCATCCAGATGATTTGGTCTTTTTCCGGGTGCACATAGAAAATGGGTTTGTCCAAGGCGCGAAAGGCTTCATAAGCGGCAATGCTCATCGGCTTGGTTCCGCCCGTGGCATTCAGCATGATGTTTTCATCATCGTGTTGCACCAGCAAATCCAGCACCCGGTCGCGGATGTGTTCGATATTCCACGGGTGTTCAATTGACCAACGCGATACTTTGACACCTGCTGTCGCTTTCAGGACTTGTTCCAGCCAGTCTGCACGGGTTTGCATGTCAGGGCTGACCAGCAGGATAACTCGGTCAGGGCGGATGTCGGCATCCAGCGTGGGCGTAATATTGGGTGTTGCTTGCCCAGAAACGAGGTAAAGGTGGGTTTTCATACGGCTTTCCGTTGTGCCGCATAGCCTTCTAACCGCGCCCCGTAGGTACGCATATCTTCCGCCGTCAATTCCTTACCCCGCGCATCCGCTGGCAATTCCAACGTCAGGTGAAAATACGTGCCGCCCCGCGCATTCACTTCCGCCACCAGATTGATCGGCAACGTGCCAAGGATTCTGTCACCCGGCTGCACGATAGCCACATCGAAATGCGCCAGCCGCTCATCGACGTGAAAGCCTTCCGATTCTGCCCAATCGACCGCACCGGGGTGGCGCGAGATGAAGTAAGTGGTCATGGTTTCCCCTTGTTGTATCCGCGTTATGTTAGAAAAACCGCAGTGTAAAGCAGGGCAGGGGGCGGCGCGAGGTTGGCAAGCTTGTCGTGCTATACTTGGCGCATCACCGAAAGCAGGGTTTACCGATTATCTTTCTTGCCATATTGTTGGGAAAACGCCGTCAGGTTGCCTTCAAATACCAATCCTTCGCCCCACTCACTCAGCCTGATCATCTAATCTTCTTGGGATAAATCAACTTCGCATAAATAATCCAGATGCATATCTCTTTCACCATCTGCATCCAGAGCGTATAGACCCATAAGTTTGAGCATAGCTTTGTTTGCTAAAAGACTGCGAGGCGTTGTTGCCTGAAGTGCTTCAATTAATTCAGGTGCAAAATTCCACACATGACCATCGTGAGAGTAATAAATGGCGCAAGAGCCACACCTTGATGCATTAGTTTTATTCTTGACCGTGTTGACATAACCATGACCTCTTAACTTAAAAACACCTTGGTATTGTAGTAATACATGGCTGATCAAGCTAAAAATAAATAGCGAAGGCAGTAGATCAAGGTGAGGCGAAGACGGTGGAGGGGTGGAAAAGCGAGGTGTTGGTTTAAGCCAACCACGCCTTTATTGCGCCCGCTTTTGACCTCAATCGCCAGCAAGCAGATGCAGGAAGCGGCGTGGTTGTTGCAAACGGCTGGTAAGCTGCGCCAGTTGCGGGCGTTGGTGCATGTGGCTCTCCGAATTACTCAGTGTGTTGAGTAATTTTACTCAGTAACAAATGAGTCTTCAATGCTTATTGACTCTTGCATACAAACGCCTAGACTCAATGGTTAAGTTTGACTTTCCAATTTTCTAACGTTTAGGTGATGCCCGTGACCTATGTTCAGGTAAAACACAAATATCAGGTGACGATTCCCGCAGCCCTGC
The DNA window shown above is from Candidatus Thiothrix sulfatifontis and carries:
- a CDS encoding Uma2 family endonuclease, coding for MLLSKITPDHPAYISEQAYWEGEKRAEIRHEYVKGKVFAMPGNSRRHNHIVLNVALALDLAGKSIGCPVNILTVKVRVQGADAYYYPNVMVGCERDDTHAYYLEKPCLLVEVGSKATAWKNFTEKALAYQKLASLQVYLIVAQDQPLVTMYYRDAETGWEVARFDALEQALILPCPESMLTLAEIYEGVDFTQPAE
- the cas2 gene encoding CRISPR-associated endonuclease Cas2, which translates into the protein MAHRRLPHIIAYDIASPKRLGRVHRYLKKIALPLQYSVFLIELDAERREKVLKHLRTLIHPKQDDIRVYPLPNAPEWVTLGKALWDDGVLLTGAKLPAQLRYNRDTL
- a CDS encoding CRISPR-associated endonuclease Cas1, whose product is MRKPLYLDVAQANAVGLDAVALRVQAHEQADRFYPLRRISRVVVTGKVEWETAALLACLEYGIPVAFRGRDGVLVGHCLSDRSSQTSLEALLHACADDALGDALYQQWRVHEESRWVQRMARACQRPLLGSVAQRVMAQVEPLVQAQLPCRFALFVAQLQAPIASHVSEVLAVYGFSDNIQLPLTRRVHLSRDVEKLLLLEAYWLVVRGDVPQVFAEKGLRYSMVHFYETHHGHFEERARVALNRLWRLLKHQEAD
- the cas1 gene encoding CRISPR-associated endonuclease Cas1; the encoded protein is MTTLYIDHKNATLEVEGATLVARLGEVRQRPVPLALLERVVCLANVQLDTSVLGTLAEHGIAFSVASQRKPQRRAVLLGSGHNDASIRLLHYRLAQDSAWRLAFTRQVLAAKFAAHLRLLDEMLVERADQRKALTDAQQQLRTQLANLENAESLASLLGMEGAAARAMFGAFAAVLPAALGFAGRKRRPPPDPVNATLSLAYTLLHNRAVQIIHTHGLEPLLGFYHETSFGRESLASDLIEVWRPHIDAWVWECFRTQTLREHHFKTDVNGCFLDKAGRQVFFASLETRLRPLGRAMRWQVRGLIKAMREWEGESYA
- a CDS encoding CRISPR-associated endonuclease Cas2, producing the protein MADSQRVLYLAAYDVSDAGRLRAALHCVRAYATGGQKSVHEVWLTDAEKGELLGDMSFILDEDDDSFLLIRLDARQTVHTLGLGVAPVDPDWFYLG
- a CDS encoding DUF1887 family CARF protein, which translates into the protein MKTHLYLVSGQATPNITPTLDADIRPDRVILLVSPDMQTRADWLEQVLKATAGVKVSRWSIEHPWNIEHIRDRVLDLLVQHDDENIMLNATGGTKPMSIAAYEAFRALDKPIFYVHPEKDQIIWMHPTGQARHQLAQRIRIPHFIQAHGRRVTERGSVQVPPDYRDFAQELIQHIQYFSGALGVLNWYANTAERSLRSEVLDKQHQRFDALQDLLDRLEQIGVLQQQDQRLVFSSESARFFANGGWLEQYVFATVNSLKKQLPSIQDTAQSLSVERDPGKIPNELDVVFLADNRLHLIECKAKNFKRGDSHSGAETLYKLDSLADAIGGLQARAMLVSYKPLPDYDMQRAKDLRIKVLHGTQLQQLRSHLEQWMQPN
- the csx16 gene encoding CRISPR-associated protein Csx16 — its product is MTTYFISRHPGAVDWAESEGFHVDERLAHFDVAIVQPGDRILGTLPINLVAEVNARGGTYFHLTLELPADARGKELTAEDMRTYGARLEGYAAQRKAV